A window of Castanea sativa cultivar Marrone di Chiusa Pesio chromosome 8, ASM4071231v1 genomic DNA:
GGTCGTAATGCAGCAAAAGGGATCAAGGCCCAACAAAGCAAAAAGACCCACCACAcacttccttcattttttttctttcttatattttgacttttcttctctccattttattttgtataaatttgatattattatttttcccatTCAATTCATATCTTTCTTACACAAAAACTATGAgtactcccccccccccctctctctctctctctctctctctctctctctctcctttcatttggtagattttttctttcttataactctaatgAAGGTTTAtagttcttttttaaaaaaaaaaaaagtgttttggtattgtgtttttttttttaatttcccattAGAAAGTATTTTATTTCCCTTTTATagctttggttgaattttgatttgagtcaataattattatttttttaaataaaaattttgaaccatgaatgtcttatttaaaaataagaagagTTAAATGAACTACAAAGCTCTTGGCAAAATATTATCTATTTAAACCATGTAGTCAGCTACCTATTTCTTATTTAAACAAGTTCCGAAAATAAGTTAATCAAAAGCGAAAGGGGGGGTTTTTGGGGAGAGGGAGGGGGAGGGGATTGATCagaatattttacaaaatatgaaCCTCACCCCCTTAATAATATGCATATTCCCTCAAACATTATCATTTGATTGTATCACATCCATTGGGCATTGTCACTGACACCTGAGCAAGGCAGTATTAACAATTCAAACCATGCATTCTACAGCTTATTTCATTTTCGGCAAAGTTCTAAAAAGAAGTGAgaaggtggggggggggggggggtggttaataaaaaatttctacaaatataactcaatttaataatatgcACATTCCCTCAAACATTAACCTATCAATAATATGCCTTATatgaacacaaaagaaaaaagggagaagaaaatgaaatttcaacCCACTCAAATGCACTGATAATGATTCTATAAACATAATATTATCATCTACGTGAAAAATTGTAAGGGAGAAGAAATTTAACCACTCGCATTAGGTGTGGTAGACCTACTAGTCCAATTATCAGTCACATCTTTTGGTGAAGGTGGCGGCAGTTGCTTGGTCTTCAACAATCCAACCTCATCACAATCCGGTGAAGCTGTTTGCTGCATATTCAAGATCCCAGCATCATCATATGCCTTTTCCTCTGAATCATTGTTaccacttttaatttttttcaaagccTCCAAAACCTCATCCATGGAAGGCCTCATTTCCTTGTCCTCTTGTATACATTGAAAGGCCAACTCTGCCACCGATATGGTCATCCTTTTAACTTCATTATCTGACTCAAATCCAAGATGTGGATCAATCAACTCATGAAATGCACACTTTTCAACCTTGTTTATGGCTAAGTTAGCCAAATTAATTTCATGCCTATGCCTAGCCATATCAACAGCTGGCAGAGATGATATGAGCTCGATGAGGACAACTCCAAAGCTGTAAACATCACTCTTACTAGTAAGCTGGTAGCATTGGTGGTATTCTGGGTCAACATAGCCCGGTGTCCCTTGAGGAGCAGTAGAGACATGGGTGACATCATTGGGGAACAGCCGAGAAAGCCCAAAATCTGCAACTTTGACGCAAAAGTTGTCATCAAGGAGAATGTTATTAGTCTTTACGTCACGATGTATGATGTCAGAAGCGTGGAGATAAGCCAAAGCACTGGCAGTTTCTATGGCAATGCTCAAACGAGTTGCCCATTTGAGTGAACCTGGTGTTGCTCGATTGCCATGAATATGATCAGCAACAGTACCATTAGGCACGAACTCATACACAAGAAGTAGTTCACGGCTATGGCGTGAAGTACACCCATAAAGGGAGACAAGATTTTTGTGGTGCAAGCGCGTAAGGATTTTAACTTCATTCAGGAACTGTTCTACTCGTCTGTAGTTGTGTTCATATAGGCGCTTGACTGCTACTTCCCGCCCGTCATGGAGTTTGCCTAATTGAGAAAAACAGACCATGTAataagatgcatgccaagtctttttcttttaatttttataccttaatttttttttcttttttcacttttgcTTGAAAAGTTTATGCTGTAATTAGGTGATCTTGAAACTCAAGCAGTGTGTTTATCATCTTACCATAATAGACGGTTCCAAATCCTCCATCTCCTAGCTCTTTCTCAATATCAAAATTGTTTGTAGCTTCTTCAAGTTCAGTGTAGGAGAAAACAGGGATTCCAAAGTAGACGCTCCCCCCTTCCAGGTCTGATCTTGAGGATCTATCGGAATAAGTAGTCCTTGACAGCAATTTCTGCGAAGCATGTTTTTTCTTGTAAACAACCCAGATAGCAACGCCAACGACCAAGAAAATTAAGAGGGCCGAGCATCCAGTAGCTAAAGCAAAGAGAGGAagaatttaagtttagaatGTCGGGCGGCAATGAAGGAAATTCATGAGAgtgaaaattttctatttgaagTTTACAGAGGAATTTATGCGGACACATAAATTTTGATAGTTAAGGACATCATTGTAAGTCTTGTGATGTTATCCTTATTATTCATCATTATATTTGAAGGTACAGTGCAAATCCTCTGGGATTACAGCAGTGgagaaaatgaggaaatttAGCATGCAGTTAATACTCTAAAGCTTTGATTACTAGCCATACCCAGTGAAGAGGAAAAGAATGATCTCTTCAAACTGACAACTTAGATGcgattaaaaacaaaatctatcACTTTCAGAAAGAATAATTGGATTTCTATTTATGTATGAATATCAAATTCAAGAAGTAATATGATTGAGGCATCTTACCAAGTCCAATCACTAATACCCTGTTGATTTTCCCTGCAAGAAGAGATATACAAAAACGGTGTTAGtttaacaatgaagattaaaGTGATGCAGCCAAATTGGCATATGTATCTAATACAAGTTTAATTGAACATAATTATTTCTGTCTCATAACTCAAAGTTGAAACTAATTTGGGCGGAAATAGCAGTACATGTATTAGGAATAACTACAACTACCtaaaatttataaagaaattTTATGTGCTTTTTTCATGAATGTATGTCATGCACATCCAAATAGATTTGCATTATTCCTATACCCATACCTTTCGTACCTTTGGTACAACAATATTTTCCTTCGTTGTCAGTCTTACATTGACCACCTTTAATATAACACTCGTGACAATCTTCAGTAACACGCACTTCAATAAAAATCTCAACAGATAACAATTCAAACAGGTCATCACTTTTACTTTGCAAGTTCAATGGGAGCTCAATAATTGGACAATTAGGTGGAGTGAGCGTTAAATTATAATGTGGAGGACTATAATAGATGTCATAGTTACTGCAATTTGTTCTATTAGAACCTGTAGGGGGAGTAATATTGAGAGAGCGGTTGCATTTGAACAGGGTCAGGATCTTGTTGGCCTTGATTCGTTGAAAAGAGATGAATGGAAAGCTTGGAAGAGTAAAATTGTTTAGGGATTCGCAACGCAACGCAGACTGCAATTGTGGGTCCTTGATTTGTATGGTATTAGCCTGAGAGATGCTTTCAACATCGTACAGTGTTCCATTCCTCTCCAGTTTGATCTTCGGGGTTTTCATTTGATGTGGATCTCCGCAATCATGTAAGAGGAGAAAACCGCAATCTGGGCTTGTGTCATTGGCGAATGGAAAACCAATCTTGCCGACTTTTCCGCAAACAAAGGCTAGACAGCCTGGGGGGTGTATCTCTTCTCCTTCAGCCGAATAAAGCAACACAAGGTGcgagataaaaaagaaaacacacagAAAGACAGAAGCCATTCCAAGATTCCAATCACCACCAAGAATAACCTCTTACTCTTAATCAAAACCACGTGTTCTTGTAGCTTCTTTTCATCTTTAGTCACTAATATAAGTAATTTCTCTGGTTAACACAGTAGCTGACTTGGAAATTGGGTATGAAAGACTTGTAAAAGCAGACTAAAAGTTAGAGCAAGGTGGAAGTACATGTGAAACATGATTTGTGCATCGGGAAATCCCTTCATATATACCAAGTTACGAAGTCAACAGAAGAGAGTTTCCTACTTACCTTCCCCATTGAGCCACAGTAGAAAAACTTGACTCGTTGACTCTTCAAAACCTCTCAACACTCAAAACTTTGTTATGAAATCTTTTCTGCTGGCTTAAGTAAAATACTCAAACCAAGAAGGAGGGAAAAAGAAAACGCTCCTGAAATGCGTCGGCTATCTAATTCTCGTATCTACACGAAGAAGATTGGTTTCAGTTTTgaaccaaaaagaagaagatgggaACTTGAGTGGAATTACGCGTCTTTCTCAGGATAAACCAAAAAGTTTGCTGTGAGGTCCACAAAGTTTGGAAAAGTCTTCAGCAAtcttatgtaaaaaaaaaaaaaaaagaaaaagaaaacccattTAAAGAGGAAAAGCATTGGGCAtctttgaaaattattaacGTAGTTGGTGCTAGAGGGACATATCTAACATTTGTACCTGGCCATGGTCACATCTGATTTCTTGAAGTTAATTAATGGGCGTAGAAAATAGGCCTTTCCTTCAGTAGCGGTCATTGCGATTTGTTAGTGAAGCATGAGACGGAGTGAAGGCTAAAGAGAATGTGACAATTGACAAAGGAACATAGTTATTGTAAAGTCATAGATGAATATTTAAGTTCAGGATTGTTTCAAAAATTCTAGCCATTCTTTTCCTGTCTCTCTCAAATCTCCCTATTCATTAGGGCGGCCTGAGGCATGTGTGCGCCTTTCCGTTTCTATAGCTTATCCCAAttctgtattttttatttatttttttaggaacaCCCCAATTCTGTATTTTTAGATGAGCAGGTGGAGTGAAGCTATGAAATTTGTTCCTAATCAAAACAGACAAATGGGCCTAATTGATGGAAGGTAATGCAACAACTGGCGATTAAGAAAATGAGGTACaggaataagaaaaaaaaaagaaaaaatcaagaagGAATCTTCTATCTCACACACAGAAattgacaaaaacaaaagtcTCTAACAAGTATCAAAGCAAACGAAAAGTTTTGTATAGGCCTTTCAACTTAGTAACGCCCCAGGCATTCCGAAGGATGAGATCAGGTTCGACACACCAACTCACTAAGGCTGAGCTTGACTTCCTCTCTACCCAGTAAAAAACACAAAGGGCAAGAAATAATTTCATGtgcctaactttttttttttttttttgagtaccTAACTGGTTCACTAACTAATGGAAATCATGAACACCATGTACTCATACATATTCTATACAAGAAAACAAGTAACACCATGGACTTGGAAGAGCTGTAAATTTGATCCCATTTACGGGGTGATAAATTTAACAGGCCTATTCGGCCTTGGGCTTCGCTACCTTGAATTTATTTGCATGGGTTGGGTAGCCATTTTATAGGCCCTATATGAAAGTGCAATGCTTCGAATGAAGTTTATCAAACTAGTCAAATAAAAATTGGCTGAACCCAAATTGAGCCCACCGGAAACTAAATGTGAACTGCCCCCACGCCAATTATGGCTCTTGTAGTTTCCCTGTGACTTAGATATATATATGAGAATGGGATCTAgatctaaaataataaagaagcaAAGCTGCAAAGCTAATTCAtcgagaaaaagaaataaagctTACGGCAGAGCAATCTCTAGCAGCCTTACAATCATGGCAGTTTCTCTTATGGGTCTTTCCATCGAGGCAATAACATACAGCCTTCCCCTTTTCAAACCCACATCGCCCACCACTTCTTTTACAGTCACCACAATTGTAtcctcttcctctccatttcaaTGTGAATCCATCCCTCAACAACTTCGTGTAGTGcacattttttattgtttgattagagTACCCTCCCTCCACTTCAACAGGTACAATCGCGTAAGGCTTACATGCAGTACGTACTCTCGCTCAAGCGCTCATCCTTATTCACTAACGCAACAAAGGAACTACTTGTGGCTCTCAAAACGAACAGAAAGTGGTGCCGTGcagttaaaaaagaagaaactcaAGGAAAGAAAGTTCAAAGGAGAACTTGTAAGGATGAGCAAAGCAAGAATCGTTAACAAATTCTTCTATCAACCAGCCGAATTGTCTGGTTTTCATAGAAGATATCTTGGATGACATATTTCCTTTTGAAGATCTTATAATTAGGCTTACTTCGATTACAGACAATTCCCAAACCTGGGTAGCCAGAGTGATCTGTTTCCTTCCCAAAAACATAGAAGGGAAAACTTATGTTTGGGCCGGTACCGCAATTTGTAGGTTTGCAAGCTTCATATCTTGTACTATTTGATGACAGAACAGGCTCTAACAAGAAGGTAAAGATGAGGATGTTGATcctaaataagaaaaatgccTTCCAACTGAATGAGTTGTGTAAGACCATTAGGAGTGACATGATTGAAGAACAATGGGAGAGAACTAGCAAAGAAATATAGAGGCATGATGAGGAGTGAATTATTAATTAGTACTAGTGTAGTGGCATTCAGTTTTCAGCTTACCTTTctctacttttaaaaaaatcctttcATGGTGTTTCACGTTTGTCTATCGCCTAATATCTTCAGACTTCAATCTTCTTAAGGGAATATATCTTtcgtctttttttcttttttatagaactTATCTTTTTCCTTCATATCAGTTTATCACTACAAAATTATTGCTCAATATTAACCCTAACAATgtgtacttatcaaaaaaggaaaaaacctaACTGACAATGTGTTAGTCCCAAGCCCACCTTAAAAGCAATACTCGAAATTTGAAGGTAATTTAGGAACTTTTAAtgtgttttcattttattttgctAAGTAAGAAGATTAAGAGAAGTAGCTGAATTTGAAAGTTTATAGATTTAATAAAACCTATTCGATTGTTATAATAAGAAGTATAATTTTTGTAAGTCAGAAAATGGTCTTTTAAGGTTATGACTTATGAGCATTGTGATTAAGTGGTATTAGTTATTACCCGATTTTCCTTATATAGACGAGTTGAGTTCAACCTTCTTTCTCTCCCACTTATTATATATTGTTAGTAAGGTACTCATACgatatacaaattaattaacaaattaaatgTCCCCAGAATTTTCAATAACACACTtttgatcaaaatttaaaataaataaataaattttgatagcACGGGTGAACTAAAAATAcgtaaattaaaaataagaaaaatagtaTGAGTCAAAATTTCTATAATACATTATAGCTTACTAAATGTTTGTCaaattaatcttaaaaaaaCCAACTATtactaaaatcaacaaaaatataacttaCCAAGACTTTTATTGTATTCAAACAATTCTAATAGatgattaaataataataataataataaataaaaataaatattgaaatatattttgACTTTATTGTGATATGATATGTATTCTATGATTTAAAAACTTATTACGTGTACAATTCAAAGCTGTAGAATAAGAGGTCAGAATTATCATAAATTCAAACTAGAGGTCAGGTcaatatttactatttttatttttaatttacaaatCAATGTTTGagtcaaatatttaaattagtCCAATAATAAATTCTTTCAGCTCCATTTGAAGCATGTTTAATGTTACAGTGTGAAATAAAGAAGGCACTTCTTGCCAAAGAAGCACAAAAAATTGACTCCCatggttttaaatttaataacacTTACAACTTCCTTCCACCAAAAGTGATATGTTGTGGGTTGAAGTGCATGAATAAGTTTCACTAATAAATTGGAGattcttctaaaaattttaaaataataataataataaaatttggaggTAAGGGTGTTTACCATAATCTCTCTCATATTCCATAAAAGTGTGAGCTTTTTGCACTGGatacaacttaaaaaaataaaaaaaaatggtctcaAACATGTTTAGAGCCCTAAGCTAGTATACGTTCTTatcatgtgcaatgcacatgacTCACTTGGTTGGTTGGATTAAATGTGGTTAATTGAGTCATAATCATGTTTATACCCTTAGCATCCTTTTGGTTAGAGGGCTAGAAAAGTAAGAGTATAGAAAATGAGGAAGGAGCAGAAAAATAGGAGAAGATAAGAGATTTAGTTTATTCTCATTTGAGTTTGGTTGggagaatgaaaaaaatgagataTTGAAAACCCATTTGTTTAGTGAAAAATGAAgttagtataaatttacaaatatatccttattaaataaaataaaataaaaagtaatacattttttattaaataattgtgtatggacacaatttttttttaaagagcacAATCCAGAAGacgataaataaaataaaataaaaataaaactgaatGTGAAGTACAGGAAAaggcaaaaatcaaagaagatgaaaaagaaaaaaaaaaaaaaaagaaaggaaaaaaaaattgagatagaTCATAGAAGTATAACAGAGAGACAAAAATCAAAGggaaaatagaaggaaaaaaaataaaataaaaaattaggtgCAAACTGGCAAAGAACGAAACCTATGTGCAAAGTCCATATGAGCATTTTCGTCCGCTTAAGCCACATGCATTTTCCACCTAGTTTTCATCTCATTTTAGGAAGAAAACATTTTGGTAAGTTTGGAAAGAAAATATATGGACtctgctaattttttttctccactcTCTTCAACCAAACacccattaaaaatattttctctctcctattaataactatcatatttatcaaatttcatattaatttttttttccttaatgtACATTGCCCGGAATCTCAACTAATAGCACTTGTAATTAATGTAAAAGCACTCGCATTAGCTCagtcaaactaaaattttagtaaatttaTAACTGAAGTCACCCAAAACTATTATGCGCGCATTAGGCtcaacattatataaactacaaAGTAAATTTAACAAATGAACAGTTCCTAGATAACTACTCTAGCGAAACACTCTTCATCGCCAAAGCTCAACAAAAATAGATCTAACTGCACACAAACAGATCCGACGGTTGGGACCTCACCACAACCACCACTAATTCACTGCTAAtactaaaactacaaaattttggaTTGTTGCTGGTTCGTTGGGTTTGGTTGTGGATTTTTTGGGGTTGATGTTAGTTGTGGATTTTTCTAGGCTGTTGTGTGTTGAATGGgttgtgaatttttgttttttttttttaattgatgcaAATTCAACTGGGGTGTGGATTTTGGATGTGGGTTATGTTTGatttaaaaatgttgaaaaaaacggatgaaaaaaaaaaaagaaaattatttaaagagaaaaaataatatttaaatgaaatagaaatagaGTTTTATGGCTGATATATCTTACAATTGTCTATTCATATAAATAGTGCATTAGTTGAAGACTTTAAAGTGAGTTTGTTGCATCAAAATAGCTATAATGGCATGGGGTCCGTCTGATGGTCTCCTCTAATACAAACTGAAATTATACCTTTCGGCTCAAGTCCGTTTTCTCCTTCACTATcaatttggaaataaaatgacaaCTGATATCCAATAATTGAGTTTGAAAGTGTGCCCTTCACGCATCAATTAGGGgtatactagttttttttttttttttttttttgaggctAGTATTAATTCGTAAAACAACGACTTTAAAAATTAGGACCTGATGCCGATGCTTGAATTGAAATAAAGGGTTATAATATATCGTTGGTTAATATGTAATGCATGCACTTATATTACGTAGATTTGTTCCTTTTGATGGTTTTTAgcttataaagaaaaatttattctaTAAGGTGTATTTCAGTTGGTAAAGTATCTGATGATTGACTATAAAAATCATCATTAGGAGCAGGTGTCTtaatctgataataaagaattattaCTAGAAACGGgtgtcataggttgaaattatctatatataatatataatatatataaatctacaAGTAACTAACTTTACttctattaaaaattagttagtcttttaatttaatgataaagagtaattatcatGAATCCAACgctatttattaaaaatctattgtatttctcaaaaaaaaaaaaaaaccaaaagcctTGTAACACAAGTGATTAGCACCTTTGATGTATTTTAATGgatatattcaaaattcaaatcctttTTCTAtatctatcaaattataaataaataaataaaaatggttaaaatGACCCATTGGTACGTGGAATTCAAGCAAGTTTCAGCACTTCCAAAGTAAGATCCATTTATCTTATAAAATAGGGAGTTCAAAATTCAGGTCACCCTTCACATGCATGAGAAGAGGGAATATACTATTAAGAATATTGAAtaatttcctttttgttttttcccaattttaatTATAGAGGATGTGAATCTGATGAAATTTACATGTAGGGGTGCAGACATGAAATTTGATGATAGAGAATAACCGACCCCTATAATATTAATTGTATGATAATATTTTCCAGAGACACTATTTTATATTGAAACTATCCATTAATAACCATGCAAATATTGGACCACAATACCTTTTGATAAAGTAATGGACCACTATACCACCGAAAAGATTACATAAGGTAGTTAGGTagagatatttttttattgggtaaATTATAATAAAGAGGTTAAATATTATTctatataattaaacaacaaacccaattttaattagaataatCACATTTCTAGTTAAAAGGCAGGTAGCTCGCTTTTGAGTCTGTCCGATAGAGGGCATTAATTAAAGAAATGAAgataatctttttgtttttgagaaagagaaatgaagatAATCTGAATTGTGAACTAGAAACAGCTTTTCACGGGTATTAACTTTACTTTTGATACAACGTAATGAGCAACCCAAGTTGGAAGTCAAGTCCAAATTGacattaaaataatcaaagtacttataatttataatcTAGGTTCCTCCCACATTTATAAAATTGGGTCAATGTTCTTATAATTTGGGCCAGCGTTTGTACTCGTTGTACTTAAATTACAATATCTCTATtctcatatataataaaataagaacacGGGGGGTGTCGATTGTTTGAGATGACGGTATTTTCTGACAAAAGGAATGGAAATGGTAAAGAAGTTTCGATAAACCTCATCCTCCACCAAAATTTACCGTTCTACTTCGACTTCTACTGTTCTACAAAATTTTGGACTCAACAGTCAGAAGTTTTATCTTTTTGGCCTGATTGGATCGTCAACCACTCCTAAACCTAAAAGTAAAAACAGGTGGATATGCTAAGCCTGGCATGCGACACATTTGGCTAACGGATGATAAGtttcaaatatttcataataATACCAAGGCTAGACTGAGAAAGAGAAATTtccaattaccaaaaaaaaaaaaaagaaatttcgaGAGAGAAAAACTGACCAGGAAGATACCCAAGAGGAGTAGTAGTATTAGTGCAGTTCCAAACATGAGGCCTATCTGGGCAGAAGCACTGGAAATGATACATAGTATTATCGAACCCACAGTAACCTCCACTATCCTCGCAAATGCTACAGTTGGTGGCTTTCCATTTTAGCACAAACCCATTTCTCAATGACTCTCCAATACTAATCGCACCTCCATAAGCTGCAACCGGCGCTAGAACCGAAGACTTGCACTCCATTGATACGTTGCTGATCAGCTTCGGGTCCTGTCTAGACAGGGCCAGAACGGTGTCGTTTTCGCCATAACAACTAGGATAAAACTCTGAAGGCGGCCAACTCTCATGCGCCGAAGAGTTACAATTATAAAACAAACATAGATTGGTCTGGTTTGGTGCTAGATCAAACCGGACACCCGGAAGGGATATGTTGTTTATAGAAGGTATGCAATTGGAGTTTGAATTTGAGAAGGCAGAGTCTGAGACTCTAAGCGTCTCGGTTTGGTAGAAAATTTGATGGATGGTGTAATTGTTATTGGATATGACGATAGTTGGATGACCATTATTGTCGCAAGAGAGGTTGAATCCAGGGTAGCCACAAGAGGAGTTTTGCTTGTCTTGGATGTAGAATGGGAATCTTATGGCTTGCCCATCACCACAGGTTTTAGGCACACTGCAAATTTGGAAGTATGGGTTCACTGCACCTAGGGATTTTTTTGGTACAAGGGAAAA
This region includes:
- the LOC142607665 gene encoding LEAF RUST 10 DISEASE-RESISTANCE LOCUS RECEPTOR-LIKE PROTEIN KINASE-like 1.1 isoform X2, producing MASVFLCVFFFISHLVLLYSAEGEEIHPPGCLAFVCGKVGKIGFPFANDTSPDCGFLLLHDCGDPHQMKTPKIKLERNGTLYDVESISQANTIQIKDPQLQSALRCESLNNFTLPSFPFISFQRIKANKILTLFKCNRSLNITPPTGSNRTNCSNYDIYYSPPHYNLTLTPPNCPIIELPLNLQSKSDDLFELLSVEIFIEVRVTEDCHECYIKGGQCKTDNEGKYCCTKGKINRVLVIGLATGCSALLIFLVVGVAIWVVYKKKHASQKLLSRTTYSDRSSRSDLEGGSVYFGIPVFSYTELEEATNNFDIEKELGDGGFGTVYYGKLHDGREVAVKRLYEHNYRRVEQFLNEVKILTRLHHKNLVSLYGCTSRHSRELLLVYEFVPNGTVADHIHGNRATPGSLKWATRLSIAIETASALAYLHASDIIHRDVKTNNILLDDNFCVKVADFGLSRLFPNDVTHVSTAPQGTPGYVDPEYHQCYQLTSKSDVYSFGVVLIELISSLPAVDMARHRHEINLANLAINKVEKCAFHELIDPHLGFESDNEVKRMTISVAELAFQCIQEDKEMRPSMDEVLEALKKIKSGNNDSEEKAYDDAGILNMQQTASPDCDEVGLLKTKQLPPPSPKDVTDNWTSRSTTPNASG
- the LOC142607665 gene encoding LEAF RUST 10 DISEASE-RESISTANCE LOCUS RECEPTOR-LIKE PROTEIN KINASE-like 1.1 isoform X1 produces the protein MASVFLCVFFFISHLVLLYSAEGEEIHPPGCLAFVCGKVGKIGFPFANDTSPDCGFLLLHDCGDPHQMKTPKIKLERNGTLYDVESISQANTIQIKDPQLQSALRCESLNNFTLPSFPFISFQRIKANKILTLFKCNRSLNITPPTGSNRTNCSNYDIYYSPPHYNLTLTPPNCPIIELPLNLQSKSDDLFELLSVEIFIEVRVTEDCHECYIKGGQCKTDNEGKYCCTKGTKGKINRVLVIGLATGCSALLIFLVVGVAIWVVYKKKHASQKLLSRTTYSDRSSRSDLEGGSVYFGIPVFSYTELEEATNNFDIEKELGDGGFGTVYYGKLHDGREVAVKRLYEHNYRRVEQFLNEVKILTRLHHKNLVSLYGCTSRHSRELLLVYEFVPNGTVADHIHGNRATPGSLKWATRLSIAIETASALAYLHASDIIHRDVKTNNILLDDNFCVKVADFGLSRLFPNDVTHVSTAPQGTPGYVDPEYHQCYQLTSKSDVYSFGVVLIELISSLPAVDMARHRHEINLANLAINKVEKCAFHELIDPHLGFESDNEVKRMTISVAELAFQCIQEDKEMRPSMDEVLEALKKIKSGNNDSEEKAYDDAGILNMQQTASPDCDEVGLLKTKQLPPPSPKDVTDNWTSRSTTPNASG
- the LOC142607666 gene encoding LEAF RUST 10 DISEASE-RESISTANCE LOCUS RECEPTOR-LIKE PROTEIN KINASE-like 1.2, with protein sequence MSHTNLLPTLLSPISPLIILCILFFSLVPKKSLGAVNPYFQICSVPKTCGDGQAIRFPFYIQDKQNSSCGYPGFNLSCDNNGHPTIVISNNNYTIHQIFYQTETLRVSDSAFSNSNSNCIPSINNISLPGVRFDLAPNQTNLCLFYNCNSSAHESWPPSEFYPSCYGENDTVLALSRQDPKLISNVSMECKSSVLAPVAAYGGAISIGESLRNGFVLKWKATNCSICEDSGGYCGFDNTMYHFQCFCPDRPHVWNCTNTTTPLGYLPGQFFSLEISFFFFW